In the genome of Mastomys coucha isolate ucsf_1 unplaced genomic scaffold, UCSF_Mcou_1 pScaffold21, whole genome shotgun sequence, the window aaaatgaatttttaaatctaGTATTCTGCCTTGGTGAGTGATTGTTCTTAATCCATTGGttctggtatttttatttaataactggaaattattttaataattacaaCTCAATGGACTGGATAGTTAATTTTCTGCATACATTAAGAAAGTGAACAAAACTGGATTTGTTGTAAAACTAAAATATGAATGTTATGGCAGATTTTGCCTTCTCTACAGCTTTTTTGAATGCACCCTTAACTTCtttgttcctcaggctgtagaccaAAGGGTTCAGCATGGGAATGATCATAGTGTAGAATACAGATGCCATCTTGTCAGTGCCCATGGTGTGACTGGAGCTGGGCTGTAAATACATGAAGATGACAGTGCCATAGAAGATGGAGACTGCAGTGAGGTGAGAAGCACATGTGGAAAAGGCCTTCTGGCGTCCTTCAGATGAACGCATCCTCAGAATAGTGATGAATATAAACAGATAGGAGATTGTTATGACCACAATAGCAAAAAGAGCATTAAAACCCACCACAAAGAAAATCACCATCTCGCTGATGGCGGTGTTTGAGCAGGAGATGGCCAGGAGAGGCGGAGCATCACAGAAAAAGTGGTCTATCACATTGAACTTGCAGAAGGAGAGTTTGAAAATGTTCCCAGTGTGGATAGAGGAATTCAGGAAGCCACAAACATAGGAGCCTGTGGTCAGACAAGCACATGTATttgtggtcatggtggtggtatAATGCAGGGGCTTACACACTGCTGCATAGCGGTCATAAGCCATGGCAGCCAAGAGAAAGCTTTCTGTGGTTATAAATCCCACGAAGAAGAAGAACTGGGTGCCACAAGCATTGTGGGTTATCGTTTTGTCTATTGAAAGGAGACCTGCCATTACTTTGGGAGTGACAGCTGAAGAATAACCAAAGTCCACCAGAGATAAGTGACTGAGGAAAAGGTACATGGGAGTGTGGAGGTGTGAGTCCAGCAGAATCAACCCTACCATTCCCAGGTTCCCAAGCACAGTGCTGAGGTAGATGAGAAGAAAGACAATGAACAGTGGTATCTGGAGCTCTGGGTCATCTGTTATTCCTGCAAGAATGAACTCAGTCACCTCTGTACTGTTCTCCATTGGGGACTATGTGGTTGCCCTGtagcaaagagaaaggaagtaagaaGTAAGAATGAGAATGGAGAGGAGCTTGCTGgtcctttctgtctgtcctctctgtGCCTTCCTTCAGAGTGCCAATCTTCCCTTTCAACACTCTGATCCAAGCAGGCTGTGGCAgcaaaattaatgtttaaattaGAAGTAGATCATACTATGTTTAGAAGAGATGATGTATCTCTCAATCTAGTAACTCCACATATGACTGAATTGTGTCTTATAAAAAAAGTCTTTGAGcttcagaagtttggaatacctaagatacaatccacaaaccacaagaaactcaagaagaaagaccaaagtgtggataccttgatccttcttagaagggggaacaaaatacacatggaaggagttgcagagaccaaCTATGTAGCggagactgaagaaaggataatccagagactgccccacctgggaatccttcccatattcaattaccaaacccagacactactgtggatgtcagcaagtgctgactgaccggaacctgatacagctgtctcctgaatggctctgccagtgcctgattaatacagaagtagaggctcacagcctccatttgactgagcacagggtccccaatgaaggaactagagaaaggatcctaggacctgaagggtttgcggtcccttaagaggaacaacaatatgaactaacttgtaacctcagagctcccagggactaaaccacccacaagagagtacacatggtgggactcaatggtcccagctgcatatgtagcagagtatggcctagtcagtcatcaatgggaggagaggcccttggtcccatgaaggtactatgccccagtgtaggggaataccaggtccaggaagcagcagagggtggtgagcaggggagcaggggagggggagggaataggtttttttttttcagaggggattctgggaaaagggttatcatttgaaatgtaaataaagaaaaatctaataaaaataatttaaaaagtctttgataAGACTGCCAGATCAATTGCTCCCCAGAAAAGCACAAAGTCTGTATTTGAAGTTTCAAAgcaagcaaaaataattttttcactaATCTAGaattatttaatgtattaatttAGTCAGGGTTATATGCAATAGTTGGAAATACATACCTTTCATTCATTGTCTGATTTTTTGTTGTGCTTTGTTCAGGTTTCATCTTTGTTTGGGTGTGTGGTTAATGAAACTGTGGGCTTTGAAAATTTTAGGTTAATTCTTTTTACTGTAGACAGAATCTAAATGAcatcaatttatttcttcatattgtGTAGGCTCAGGAACAGTGGTATGTTCTAAGGTCCTACTTCCTAGCTTATACATGCCTCCTGGTGCTTTGTGATAGAAGGTCTTATCTCTTGGATGTTTGTTTTTTACAGAAGCCAACTCCAGTCACATGAGGTCTTCTCTCATTGTATCTATACCATGTACATCTCCTAGTGGCTCTGCATTGGAATATCATTAATATAGAGGTTAGGATTTAAACATAAGTGTTTTGGTagtatatacacattcatatcaTTAATTCTTTCATACGTATTGCaaaatttacttaattttactCTCATTTCACTTTATTCCACATATGTCCAGCCATATAAAAAGCATATAATAAGGAAGGATGTTTTAAGAGAATGAAATTAACTTTAATTAGTGACATGCCTTTTACCACAGACAGAAAACATTAACTTCTATATTAAGAATTATTgaatatactcaataaaaatttcatttttctagtaAATCTATTTTACTTTCACAACTAGGTATCCTGGATTCCTGATCACAGTTCATCTCTAGGTCAGAAACATTTGGATGCAAATGCCAGCTACATAATGTCCATGAATGTATTTATTAGGTATATGAATACAAATTTTCCCATAAACTTTTTCTGACCAAAGTTATGATCCAAAATTGAACtacattatataaacatatatta includes:
- the LOC116103614 gene encoding olfactory receptor 5B12-like isoform X1, producing the protein MENSTEVTEFILAGITDDPELQIPLFIVFLLIYLSTVLGNLGMVGLILLDSHLHTPMYLFLSHLSLVDFGYSSAVTPKVMAGLLSIDKTITHNACGTQFFFFVGFITTESFLLAAMAYDRYAAVCKPLHYTTTMTTNTCACLTTGSYVCGFLNSSIHTGNIFKLSFCKFNVIDHFFCDAPPLLAISCSNTAISEMVIFFVVGFNALFAIVVITISYLFIFITILRMRSSEGRQKAFSTCASHLTAVSIFYGTVIFMYLQPSSSHTMGTDKMASVFYTMIIPMLNPLVYSLRNKEVKGAFKKAVEKAKSAITFIF
- the LOC116103614 gene encoding olfactory receptor 5B12-like isoform X2, which produces MENSTEVTEFILAGITDDPELQIPLFIVFLLIYLSTVLGNLGMVGLILLDSHLHTPMYLFLSHLSLVDFGYSSAVTPKVMAGLLSIDKTITHNACGTQFFFFVGFITTESFLLAAMAYDRYAAVCKPLHYTTTMTTNTCACLTTGSYVCGFLNSSIHTGNIFKLSFCKFNVIDHFFCDAPPLLAISCSNTAISEMVIFFVVGFNALFAIVVITISYLFIFITILRMRSSEGRQKAFSTCASHLTAVSIFYGTVIFMYLQPSSSHTMGTDKMASVFYTMIIPMLNPLVYSLRNKEVKNAFIKLILHY